Proteins from a genomic interval of Pseudodesulfovibrio nedwellii:
- a CDS encoding alpha,alpha-trehalose-phosphate synthase (UDP-forming), producing MESGMQKLVVVSNRLPAALKKEQGRWTVNPGSGGLVTAMAPVLKNRGGTWIGWSGASDPDVDVDSLLADFSKEAGYELCTVPLTKEEVDGYYFGFSNEIIWPLFHDLQTRCRFYPKYWRAYLDVNFKFAEVVARKSDQDDYIWIQDYHLMHQAFFLKSMGVKRNIGFFLHIPFPTPDIFMKLPWRWKLIQALIEYDLVGFQTIQDRRNFVGCLQRLMPEARVEGRGAVVTVHAGNRQFRLGAFPISIDYNQFSDLAKRPDVARKAFELKEALRHRKIILGVDRLDYTKGIPERIRSIQTLLRRYPDLKGRMNFVQIAVPSREEVGEYKDLRTEIEQLVGRVNGEFSFPGWVPVHYHYRNLPYDELVAYYAAADIGLVTPLRDGMNLVAKEYCACNNSEDGVLVLSEFAGAAAQLQKHAYLVNPYDMDGIAKGIHRAFHWSKEERSLHMSKLREQVRKNNIFWWVDSFLQAGIAKTLGDFPEVETVHFEQV from the coding sequence ATGGAATCTGGAATGCAGAAGCTTGTGGTGGTTTCAAACCGCCTTCCCGCAGCACTTAAAAAGGAACAAGGTCGGTGGACGGTTAACCCTGGCTCTGGAGGACTGGTCACGGCTATGGCTCCGGTGCTTAAAAATCGTGGCGGCACCTGGATTGGTTGGTCCGGTGCGTCTGACCCGGATGTGGATGTAGATAGCTTACTGGCTGATTTCTCAAAGGAAGCTGGGTATGAGTTGTGCACCGTGCCTTTGACCAAAGAAGAGGTGGATGGGTATTATTTCGGTTTTTCTAATGAGATCATCTGGCCTTTGTTCCATGATTTACAGACTCGCTGCCGGTTTTATCCCAAGTATTGGCGGGCGTATTTGGACGTGAATTTCAAATTTGCCGAAGTGGTGGCCCGTAAGTCTGATCAAGACGATTACATCTGGATTCAGGACTACCATCTTATGCATCAGGCGTTTTTTCTGAAGAGCATGGGCGTGAAGCGGAATATTGGATTTTTTCTGCACATTCCGTTTCCTACGCCAGATATTTTTATGAAATTGCCGTGGCGATGGAAGCTTATTCAAGCCCTGATAGAATATGATCTTGTGGGATTTCAGACGATTCAGGATCGCCGGAATTTCGTGGGGTGTTTGCAACGATTGATGCCTGAGGCGAGAGTCGAGGGGCGCGGTGCAGTGGTGACGGTGCATGCGGGTAATAGGCAGTTCCGACTCGGAGCTTTTCCTATTTCCATCGATTACAATCAGTTTTCGGATTTAGCCAAGCGGCCTGACGTGGCCCGAAAAGCGTTTGAGTTAAAAGAGGCCTTGCGACATCGTAAAATTATTCTTGGTGTGGATCGACTAGACTACACTAAAGGTATCCCCGAGCGCATACGATCTATCCAGACATTGTTGCGGCGGTATCCTGATTTGAAGGGGCGGATGAATTTCGTGCAGATCGCTGTGCCTAGCCGCGAGGAAGTGGGGGAGTACAAAGATTTGCGCACCGAAATTGAACAGTTGGTGGGCCGGGTTAACGGCGAATTCTCTTTTCCCGGCTGGGTGCCGGTGCATTATCACTACCGCAATCTGCCCTATGATGAACTGGTGGCCTATTACGCCGCCGCAGACATCGGCCTTGTTACCCCTCTACGCGACGGTATGAATCTAGTGGCCAAGGAATATTGCGCTTGCAACAATTCAGAAGACGGCGTCCTCGTCCTCAGTGAGTTTGCCGGGGCGGCGGCTCAGCTTCAGAAACATGCCTATCTGGTCAACCCTTATGATATGGACGGCATTGCCAAAGGGATACACCGCGCATTTCATTGGAGTAAGGAAGAACGGTCTCTTCACATGTCCAAATTGCGTGAGCAGGTTCGTAAAAACAACATTTTCTGGTGGGTGGATTCCTTCCTTCAGGCGGGCATCGCCAAAACTTTAGGCGATTTTCCTGAAGTGGAGACCGTGCATTTTGAACAGGTGTAG
- the modA gene encoding molybdate ABC transporter substrate-binding protein — translation MSRRFLPMTFVLFLCLAVTGMFTNAYADDLRIFAGAGLMKPMEELRQNFEKSHDVHIDVHYGSSGEIFGMLGVGQTCDVFIPGAEKYTRDAIKNGWVYEPSMKPIVKHVPVMVVPGGNPANIQTLDDLARPGVKVALGDPKAAAIGKVSKKMLSKAGMWEQVTPNVVVYAPTCNQLLIYTALEQADAAINWLDVTTWAEGKGKVQVVRIDDKRNMIKTIPTAVHVSAKENPLALELNDYIASAEGLVVWEKWGFEACTK, via the coding sequence ATGTCTCGCCGTTTTTTGCCCATGACTTTTGTCCTTTTCTTGTGCCTTGCCGTTACCGGCATGTTTACCAATGCCTATGCTGATGATTTGCGTATTTTTGCCGGTGCTGGGTTGATGAAGCCCATGGAAGAGCTTCGTCAGAACTTCGAGAAATCGCACGATGTGCATATTGATGTGCATTATGGCAGTTCAGGTGAAATTTTCGGAATGCTCGGCGTGGGACAAACATGTGATGTTTTTATTCCCGGTGCCGAGAAATACACACGCGATGCCATCAAAAATGGATGGGTGTATGAACCGAGCATGAAGCCCATCGTCAAGCATGTGCCTGTCATGGTCGTGCCTGGCGGCAATCCTGCGAATATCCAGACTTTGGATGATCTAGCCCGTCCCGGTGTCAAAGTTGCTTTGGGAGATCCCAAGGCTGCTGCCATCGGTAAGGTTTCCAAGAAAATGCTGAGCAAGGCAGGAATGTGGGAACAGGTGACTCCTAACGTGGTTGTGTATGCTCCTACCTGCAATCAGCTGCTTATTTATACCGCGTTGGAGCAGGCCGATGCCGCTATTAACTGGTTGGATGTTACCACATGGGCCGAGGGCAAGGGCAAGGTGCAGGTCGTGCGTATTGATGACAAACGCAATATGATCAAGACAATTCCGACCGCCGTCCATGTCTCTGCAAAAGAGAATCCCCTGGCTCTTGAACTCAATGATTATATAGCCTCTGCCGAAGGGCTTGTTGTTTGGGAGAAGTGGGGTTTTGAAGCATGCACAAAGTAA
- a CDS encoding ATP-binding cassette domain-containing protein has product MSFLRVEDLHIDLGEFSLKGVSLEFERGEYLTVMGPTGSGKTILLECIIGFYKPSKGRVFLEGRDITDDPPEKRRIGIVYQDYALLPHKNVFQNIEYGLKKVDRDKVSRKAKIMEMAEALNILHVLHRKPTTLSGGEQQRVALARALVVEPRLLLMDEPLSALDPQTRHTTRALLRRIMRKRDITVLHITHDMDDVWALADKVAIMRNGRLEQHDTMHDVFNRPSNRFVADFVGASVFEGTVQPGANGQCQVDVGGLVLNSIESARSGDNVRVFLRPENVMVFRDRPQKTSIQNLVDATLEDYYQEGILYHLSFRSQGVRIPAVITASAFQELDIHRDDTMCLGVKAANVTLA; this is encoded by the coding sequence ATGAGTTTCCTACGCGTTGAAGACTTGCATATCGATCTCGGAGAATTCTCGCTCAAAGGCGTGTCTCTAGAATTTGAACGTGGCGAATACCTGACCGTCATGGGACCGACCGGCTCCGGCAAGACTATTTTGCTCGAGTGCATTATCGGGTTTTACAAACCGTCCAAAGGGAGGGTGTTTCTGGAAGGGCGCGATATCACGGATGACCCGCCGGAAAAACGGCGCATTGGCATCGTGTATCAGGACTATGCACTTCTGCCCCACAAGAACGTGTTTCAAAATATCGAGTATGGTCTGAAGAAAGTCGATCGGGACAAGGTGAGCCGAAAGGCAAAGATCATGGAGATGGCCGAGGCTCTGAATATTCTCCATGTGTTGCATCGTAAACCAACAACTTTGTCTGGTGGTGAGCAACAGCGCGTTGCTTTGGCGCGCGCACTGGTGGTTGAGCCTCGACTTTTGCTTATGGACGAACCCCTTTCGGCACTTGACCCGCAAACTCGACATACAACGCGTGCTCTTTTGCGTCGGATTATGCGCAAGCGTGACATTACCGTCCTGCATATCACGCACGACATGGATGATGTGTGGGCCTTGGCCGACAAGGTCGCCATCATGCGTAACGGACGACTGGAACAGCACGATACCATGCACGATGTCTTCAACAGGCCGAGTAATCGGTTTGTCGCTGATTTTGTGGGGGCGAGTGTTTTTGAAGGGACAGTTCAACCCGGAGCCAACGGCCAGTGTCAGGTTGACGTGGGTGGTTTGGTCTTGAATTCCATTGAGTCTGCCCGGAGCGGTGACAATGTCCGTGTGTTTCTGCGGCCTGAAAATGTCATGGTCTTTCGGGATCGACCGCAAAAAACATCCATTCAGAACCTTGTGGACGCGACGCTTGAAGACTATTATCAGGAAGGCATCCTGTATCACTTGTCGTTCCGGTCGCAGGGTGTGCGCATCCCAGCAGTTATTACTGCCAGTGCATTTCAGGAGTTGGATATTCACCGGGATGACACCATGTGCCTTGGCGTCAAGGCGGCAAACGTAACACTTGCCTGA
- a CDS encoding YdbL family protein: MRNKTQLIIIMALIACLAGGSAFAGGIKDRIKARRPAVMALLGDGTVGENNQGFLEFKGAKKQTDVVAAENKDRSTVYQAIAKKAGTTPQLVGQRRAAKIAQSARPGTWLQNPSGSWYKK, from the coding sequence ATGCGCAATAAAACACAACTCATAATTATCATGGCCCTCATCGCCTGCCTCGCAGGTGGCTCGGCTTTTGCCGGAGGAATCAAGGACCGTATCAAAGCCCGCAGGCCTGCTGTAATGGCCCTGCTGGGTGACGGAACCGTGGGCGAAAACAATCAGGGTTTCCTTGAATTCAAGGGAGCGAAAAAACAAACTGACGTGGTTGCCGCCGAAAACAAAGACCGGTCCACAGTCTATCAGGCCATTGCCAAGAAAGCAGGCACGACTCCTCAGTTGGTCGGCCAACGACGCGCTGCCAAGATTGCCCAGTCGGCCCGCCCCGGCACATGGCTTCAAAACCCAAGCGGCAGTTGGTATAAAAAATAA
- a CDS encoding C40 family peptidase → MGDAMKTHSMARPFLLLLAVCLLAVTTLSGCGTKSPTPVSPDSVVHSQPASPKAASIIRTALVLVGYPYKWGGHMPETGFDCSGLIWFVYRQNGINLPRVSWQQFGTGTSIKRNDIRPGDLVFYDVKKTGKSLHVGIVTDRATFVHAPSSGKQVMESSLNSPYWAQHYLGARRVL, encoded by the coding sequence ATGGGCGACGCGATGAAAACACACTCCATGGCTCGCCCTTTTCTCCTGCTCTTGGCAGTTTGCCTTCTCGCCGTGACCACGCTCTCAGGTTGCGGAACCAAATCCCCTACGCCCGTATCACCCGATTCAGTCGTCCACAGTCAACCAGCCTCACCCAAGGCTGCTTCCATCATCCGCACGGCACTGGTATTAGTAGGGTATCCATATAAATGGGGCGGGCACATGCCAGAGACTGGATTCGACTGTTCCGGGTTAATCTGGTTCGTGTACCGACAAAACGGCATCAACCTACCCCGCGTGTCATGGCAGCAGTTCGGCACAGGGACTTCGATCAAACGGAACGACATCCGCCCAGGCGATCTTGTTTTCTATGATGTGAAAAAAACGGGAAAATCCCTGCATGTCGGCATTGTTACGGACCGCGCCACCTTTGTGCATGCTCCCAGCTCCGGCAAACAGGTTATGGAATCAAGTCTGAACTCCCCGTACTGGGCACAGCACTATTTGGGAGCACGCCGCGTTCTCTAA
- a CDS encoding RluA family pseudouridine synthase, with protein sequence MPKAQFITVSDAESGQKLLQLLERRLTGDVPRSAIQKWIRKGQVRVDKGRKKPFDRITAGQIVRIPPYTPGESKATVSAGNLVTAYEDDDYMAIAKPAGLAAHGGDKITDSVTARLRSIHSDAEFMPTLAHRLDRDTSGLLLAAKSYEALRTLNDLFASGDVGKLYLAWVEGEWKERETILLEDRMGKKGVPGQEKVRTGKGKTALAKVTGLVSGRRQSLVAVRLITGRTHQIRVQLASRKHPVCGDHKYGKSRDRTAMRLHCYAMQIMEKTITLEPLWSGKWEVPSDALREALSLLYDD encoded by the coding sequence ATGCCTAAAGCACAATTCATTACCGTTTCCGATGCCGAGTCAGGCCAAAAGCTGCTCCAACTCCTTGAACGACGACTGACTGGAGATGTTCCGCGTTCAGCTATTCAGAAATGGATACGCAAAGGACAGGTGCGCGTGGACAAAGGGCGCAAAAAACCCTTTGACCGCATCACTGCAGGGCAGATCGTCCGAATCCCGCCGTACACTCCCGGCGAATCCAAAGCCACTGTCTCAGCCGGCAACCTTGTTACGGCCTACGAAGACGACGATTACATGGCCATTGCCAAACCAGCAGGACTGGCAGCTCACGGCGGAGACAAGATCACCGACTCGGTCACAGCTCGACTCCGCTCCATCCATTCGGACGCAGAGTTCATGCCGACACTGGCGCATCGGCTGGACCGAGACACTTCCGGCCTTTTGCTCGCAGCGAAGAGCTATGAGGCTCTGCGCACACTCAATGACCTGTTTGCATCAGGCGATGTCGGCAAACTCTACCTTGCATGGGTGGAAGGCGAATGGAAGGAACGAGAGACAATACTCCTTGAAGACCGTATGGGAAAAAAAGGAGTGCCGGGGCAGGAAAAAGTCCGCACAGGCAAAGGTAAAACCGCCCTCGCCAAAGTGACAGGTCTGGTTTCCGGACGTCGGCAAAGCCTCGTGGCGGTACGATTAATCACTGGACGCACCCATCAAATTCGGGTGCAGTTGGCATCACGTAAACACCCGGTCTGTGGAGATCATAAATACGGAAAATCCAGAGACCGCACAGCCATGCGCCTGCATTGTTACGCCATGCAAATCATGGAAAAAACCATCACTCTTGAACCGCTTTGGTCCGGCAAATGGGAAGTGCCGTCCGATGCGCTCCGGGAGGCTTTATCTCTTTTGTACGATGATTAA
- a CDS encoding DUF697 domain-containing protein, which translates to MSKQMKNFLTLIGVIVIGAFFAFIYDCIVGLSDFAGRINVAATPWVFWGLLLVVAVAFGWLVATALLRPRPMMVHAEPSPEEMVRFRQALVKRLGKNRILKDADIRVADESDLETGLAVLRDRADQEIRSTAKRVFIGTAVSQNGRLDSLVVLFLISRLAWRISKLYNQRPHCRELINLYANIAATSFLAGSIEEFGIEEYIHELMGPMIASSAVGAMPGAEAIAGTVTTSILSGSTNALLAMRCGIVARNYMSLDLDSKGLMRRSATLEAAKMFMSISSETVTQVTKLLIKGSTGAVKKGAKKVVMTMGASVTGTAGAVGSGAKSVGRGVSNSAKSVGRGVKGSARAVKQGVKGSAKAVGDGVKGSARSVGDGAKSVARSAEKVVDKAANGVKRSIHKVEQSTQRVTREFAPAVEKVDAAADKAKNFIRSAGRSVEKTARTIRNIVPGKKRTSKEKTDED; encoded by the coding sequence ATGTCCAAACAGATGAAGAATTTTCTGACCCTTATTGGAGTCATTGTCATAGGGGCGTTTTTCGCCTTCATATATGATTGTATTGTTGGGCTGTCCGATTTTGCCGGGCGGATTAACGTGGCCGCAACTCCGTGGGTTTTCTGGGGGCTGCTGCTCGTCGTGGCGGTTGCGTTTGGTTGGTTGGTGGCGACAGCATTGTTGCGACCAAGGCCCATGATGGTCCATGCCGAACCTTCGCCCGAAGAAATGGTCCGGTTTCGTCAGGCTCTTGTGAAACGACTCGGAAAGAATCGTATCCTGAAAGATGCGGATATTCGTGTGGCTGACGAATCTGATTTGGAAACAGGACTTGCCGTGCTGCGTGATCGGGCAGATCAGGAGATTCGAAGTACGGCTAAGCGTGTATTTATCGGTACTGCTGTCTCTCAAAACGGGCGACTTGATTCTCTGGTGGTTCTGTTCCTCATTTCGCGTTTGGCATGGCGGATATCCAAGTTATACAACCAGCGTCCGCATTGTCGAGAACTTATCAATCTCTACGCTAATATCGCGGCGACATCCTTTTTGGCCGGGAGCATCGAAGAGTTTGGCATCGAAGAATATATCCATGAATTGATGGGGCCGATGATTGCCAGTTCAGCAGTGGGGGCCATGCCCGGTGCCGAGGCTATTGCCGGGACTGTGACTACATCGATTTTGAGTGGTTCCACTAATGCTCTTCTTGCTATGCGGTGCGGTATCGTTGCTCGGAATTACATGAGTTTGGATTTGGACTCGAAAGGCCTTATGCGTCGGTCTGCGACCCTTGAGGCCGCCAAAATGTTTATGTCCATCAGCAGTGAAACCGTGACTCAGGTGACCAAGCTTTTGATTAAGGGGTCGACTGGTGCCGTGAAGAAAGGCGCGAAAAAAGTAGTCATGACCATGGGCGCGTCTGTGACGGGTACAGCCGGGGCCGTCGGGTCGGGAGCCAAATCCGTGGGGCGTGGCGTTTCCAACTCCGCGAAGTCTGTCGGACGTGGTGTGAAGGGGTCGGCCAGAGCCGTGAAACAAGGCGTGAAGGGATCTGCGAAGGCCGTGGGTGATGGTGTCAAAGGTTCTGCCCGGTCGGTCGGAGACGGAGCCAAGTCTGTTGCCCGCAGCGCCGAGAAAGTGGTGGATAAGGCCGCTAATGGTGTGAAGCGGTCAATCCATAAGGTCGAGCAATCTACGCAAAGAGTTACGCGCGAGTTTGCTCCTGCCGTGGAAAAGGTTGACGCAGCAGCAGATAAGGCCAAGAACTTTATTCGTTCGGCCGGCAGATCGGTTGAGAAGACCGCTCGGACAATTCGGAATATTGTCCCCGGCAAGAAGCGTACGTCGAAAGAAAAGACCGACGAGGATTAG
- a CDS encoding BON domain-containing protein produces MHRFLPIFLLLATLAFGAMASGCAVYDVAVEERNAGDWADDKTISFVIEKDFLADDQVKYLDFDAYSYEGHVYIIGEYENRAQVDQAVKIAKAVKGVRTVTTYVLPKRAHDYCGTTDSLDIYAKLKEKLISDKNIWSTNIEFEVVQCNVVMVGLLGSSNEISRAISHAKSVPGVRNVKSFLKVKR; encoded by the coding sequence ATGCACCGTTTTCTCCCCATATTTCTGCTGCTCGCTACGCTAGCGTTCGGCGCAATGGCTTCCGGCTGTGCCGTTTATGACGTGGCAGTAGAAGAGCGTAACGCAGGCGACTGGGCCGACGACAAAACAATTTCCTTTGTCATTGAAAAGGACTTTCTGGCCGATGACCAAGTCAAATATCTCGACTTTGACGCATACAGCTACGAAGGTCACGTCTACATTATCGGTGAATACGAAAATCGGGCTCAGGTCGATCAAGCCGTCAAAATTGCCAAGGCCGTCAAAGGTGTCCGTACTGTCACAACGTACGTTCTGCCCAAACGAGCTCATGACTACTGCGGCACAACAGACAGTCTGGATATATATGCCAAACTCAAAGAGAAGCTGATCAGCGACAAGAACATCTGGTCCACCAACATCGAATTTGAAGTGGTCCAATGCAATGTCGTCATGGTCGGCCTACTCGGCAGCAGTAACGAAATCTCGAGAGCCATCAGCCATGCGAAGAGCGTTCCCGGCGTTCGCAACGTCAAATCGTTCCTCAAGGTCAAGAGGTAG
- a CDS encoding ABC transporter permease → MHKVTPFKAGLLFSSFFITFFLLCAIGALLMVPTFEDIMTNIWSDEMQLSLRLSLLTGLVSTVLVMLFALPIGYALSRLDFWGKGVVKTIIDLPVAFPELVLGLCLLLLFGKTPIGKALSSIGLDFVFTKKGIVAAQFFTALPYSVRIMKSTFDYINPRMEFVSRSLGYTQFETFLRVSIPLAGSGILASTVIAFARCIGTFGTVLILAGGSYMRTETLPITLYLNISYGNMGMALTSGILLIGVSFIAIFIFEKTEAKL, encoded by the coding sequence ATGCACAAAGTAACGCCGTTTAAGGCGGGGCTGCTTTTCAGTTCCTTTTTCATCACGTTCTTTTTGCTGTGCGCGATTGGAGCGTTGTTGATGGTGCCAACCTTTGAAGATATCATGACCAATATCTGGAGTGATGAGATGCAGCTTTCACTGCGTCTTTCTTTGCTCACAGGGCTTGTCTCCACGGTGTTGGTTATGCTGTTTGCACTTCCCATCGGGTATGCGTTGTCCCGACTGGATTTCTGGGGCAAGGGCGTGGTGAAGACTATTATTGATCTTCCAGTGGCCTTTCCTGAATTGGTTCTTGGTTTGTGTCTGCTCTTGCTGTTTGGGAAGACTCCTATTGGTAAGGCGTTGAGTTCCATTGGTTTGGATTTTGTCTTTACCAAGAAGGGTATCGTTGCGGCCCAGTTTTTTACGGCCCTGCCATATTCGGTGCGGATCATGAAATCCACGTTCGACTATATCAACCCTCGCATGGAGTTTGTGTCCAGAAGTCTTGGCTATACGCAATTCGAGACGTTCCTTCGAGTGTCTATCCCCTTGGCTGGAAGCGGTATCCTTGCTTCAACAGTCATCGCCTTTGCCCGGTGTATTGGAACGTTCGGCACTGTGTTGATTTTGGCGGGTGGTTCCTACATGCGGACAGAAACCCTGCCCATCACTCTTTATTTGAACATTTCGTACGGCAACATGGGGATGGCCCTAACCAGTGGAATCCTGCTTATCGGTGTGTCTTTCATCGCCATTTTCATTTTTGAGAAAACGGAGGCGAAATTATGA
- the tsaA gene encoding tRNA (N6-threonylcarbamoyladenosine(37)-N6)-methyltransferase TrmO yields the protein MNSVVFTPIGVIHTPFTSLDDMPIQPTGAKDVVGEIRLNEEFVEGLEDLDGFSHIHLLYHLHKNTDFKLKVTPFMDTVPRGLFSTRAPRRPNMIGMSVVRLESIEGNILRIRGIDVLDGTPLLDIKPYVAKFDVAPADRFGWLDQNADKAETLRSDHRFVAKSE from the coding sequence ATGAATAGCGTCGTTTTTACTCCCATTGGTGTGATTCATACACCGTTTACGTCTTTGGACGATATGCCCATCCAGCCCACCGGGGCCAAAGATGTGGTCGGTGAAATTCGGTTGAATGAAGAGTTTGTGGAAGGCTTGGAGGACTTGGATGGATTCTCTCATATCCATCTCTTGTATCACCTGCACAAGAACACCGACTTTAAGCTCAAGGTTACGCCGTTCATGGACACGGTTCCACGCGGCTTATTCTCCACGCGGGCTCCTCGCCGGCCGAACATGATCGGCATGTCCGTGGTCCGGTTGGAGTCCATTGAAGGCAACATCTTGCGTATTCGCGGTATTGATGTTCTCGATGGAACGCCTCTTCTAGACATCAAACCTTATGTCGCCAAGTTCGACGTTGCCCCGGCGGATCGTTTTGGCTGGCTGGATCAGAATGCGGACAAGGCCGAGACGTTGCGGTCAGATCATCGTTTTGTGGCGAAATCCGAATAA